In Actinoplanes sp. NBC_00393, a single genomic region encodes these proteins:
- a CDS encoding nitroreductase family deazaflavin-dependent oxidoreductase, with protein sequence MPLTGEYAPSTSDWARKQAEKYEATDGAEANTIMDRPIIVLTSVGAKTGQLRKTALMRVEHEGEYAVVGSLGGAPKNPVWVYNIRKNPHVELQDGGEKHDYTVREVTGEERAIWWERSVAAYPPYAEYQTKTDRLIPVFVLTRR encoded by the coding sequence ATGCCGTTGACTGGTGAGTACGCGCCCAGCACGTCCGACTGGGCACGCAAGCAGGCGGAGAAGTACGAGGCGACTGATGGCGCCGAGGCGAACACCATCATGGATCGGCCGATCATCGTGCTGACGAGCGTCGGGGCGAAGACCGGCCAGTTGCGCAAGACCGCCCTGATGAGGGTGGAGCACGAGGGGGAGTACGCGGTCGTCGGATCACTCGGCGGCGCCCCGAAGAACCCGGTCTGGGTCTACAACATCCGCAAGAACCCGCACGTCGAGCTCCAGGACGGTGGGGAGAAGCACGACTACACGGTCCGGGAGGTCACCGGCGAGGAGCGGGCGATCTGGTGGGAGCGGTCAGTCGCCGCCTACCCGCCGTACGCGGAGTACCAGACCAAGACCGACCGGTTGATCCCCGTGTTCGTCCTCACACGCCGCTGA
- a CDS encoding S8 family serine peptidase, with the protein MRRLLTSTLAVTTAAGLGVFAAPTAGQASEAGPGRVVVTTLDGEGRPVFTVHETSGSVGTAWAANVISVETDVPVRAIGVPAGSDPYRSSQWDLTKIRTTEAWRTSTGAGITVAVIDTGVDGSHPDLAGKVLTGYDTIAGRAGGNTDRNGHGTHVAGTIAAKTGNGVGVAGIAPDVKILPVKTLDATGSGLMSDTAEGIVWATDHGAQVINMSLGSHDQLGAVTTAIAYARSKGVTVVAAAGNERTKGSPVSYPAADPGVIAVAATDSADKYAYFSNAGNYVDLAAPGSDILNTYPTALRRSGYASMSGTSMAAPHVAAAAALVKAYRPASTPDQIEQALERTAKDLGATGFDRDYGNGRLDVAAALASLGQTVVSNVRTKVVSYGTRTSTTFTASSAGARLANRAGSLCVSVAGAAWRCSTVKTDAGGRYTLVRTATGSFQARLLVAGASATSGYTVRAKVTAARSGAGAITVKVTGAAKQKLSVQRYTKKKWTTVRTYSATSSRKVTKLVKGGTYRVVLVSTKAIQGVTSGTVKA; encoded by the coding sequence GTGCGGCGACTTCTCACCAGCACCCTCGCGGTGACCACGGCGGCGGGCCTGGGCGTGTTCGCGGCGCCCACCGCCGGCCAGGCGAGCGAGGCCGGGCCGGGCCGGGTGGTCGTCACGACGCTCGACGGCGAGGGCCGGCCGGTCTTCACCGTGCACGAGACCTCCGGCAGCGTCGGGACCGCCTGGGCGGCGAACGTCATCAGCGTGGAGACCGACGTCCCGGTCCGCGCGATCGGCGTACCGGCCGGCTCGGACCCGTACCGCAGCTCGCAGTGGGATCTCACCAAGATCCGTACGACCGAGGCCTGGCGAACGTCCACCGGCGCCGGCATCACCGTCGCGGTGATCGACACCGGCGTCGACGGCAGCCACCCCGACCTGGCCGGCAAGGTCCTCACCGGGTACGACACGATCGCCGGCCGGGCCGGCGGGAACACCGACCGGAACGGGCACGGCACCCACGTGGCCGGCACGATCGCCGCGAAGACCGGCAACGGGGTCGGCGTCGCCGGCATCGCCCCGGACGTGAAGATCCTGCCGGTCAAGACGCTCGACGCCACCGGCAGCGGCCTCATGTCGGACACCGCCGAGGGCATCGTCTGGGCCACCGACCACGGCGCCCAGGTGATCAACATGTCGCTGGGCTCGCACGACCAGCTCGGCGCGGTGACCACCGCGATCGCGTACGCCCGCAGCAAGGGCGTCACCGTGGTCGCGGCGGCCGGCAACGAGCGGACCAAGGGCAGCCCGGTCAGCTACCCGGCCGCGGACCCGGGCGTCATCGCGGTGGCGGCGACCGACTCGGCCGACAAGTACGCCTACTTCTCCAACGCCGGCAACTACGTCGACCTCGCCGCCCCGGGCAGCGACATCCTGAACACCTACCCGACCGCCCTGCGGCGCAGCGGATACGCCTCGATGAGCGGCACCTCGATGGCCGCACCGCACGTCGCCGCGGCGGCCGCGCTGGTCAAGGCGTACCGGCCGGCGTCGACCCCGGACCAGATCGAGCAGGCGCTGGAGCGGACCGCGAAGGACCTGGGCGCTACCGGCTTCGACCGGGACTACGGCAACGGGCGCCTCGACGTCGCCGCCGCGCTCGCCTCGCTCGGCCAGACCGTGGTCAGCAACGTCCGTACGAAGGTGGTCTCCTACGGCACGCGAACCAGCACCACCTTCACCGCGTCCTCGGCCGGCGCACGGCTGGCCAACCGGGCCGGGTCGCTCTGCGTCTCGGTCGCCGGCGCGGCCTGGCGCTGCTCCACGGTGAAGACCGACGCCGGCGGCCGGTACACCCTGGTCCGCACCGCGACCGGCAGTTTCCAGGCCCGCCTCCTGGTAGCGGGCGCCTCGGCCACCAGCGGCTACACGGTGCGGGCCAAGGTCACGGCAGCCCGCTCCGGCGCCGGCGCGATCACGGTCAAGGTGACCGGCGCGGCCAAGCAGAAGCTGTCGGTGCAGCGCTACACGAAGAAGAAGTGGACGACCGTACGCACCTACTCCGCGACCAGCAGCCGTAAGGTGACAAAGCTGGTGAAGGGCGGAACGTACCGGGTCGTCCTGGTGAGCACGAAGGCGATTCAGGGCGTGACCAGCGGCACGGTGAAGGCCTGA
- a CDS encoding sulfite oxidase-like oxidoreductase translates to MGIISRGFGGRRRDSSPDLPPGQYLTHDFPVLSAGPTPRIPLDRWSFSIVTETGEKHSWNWDEFTALPAEEITVDIHCVTKWSKLGTGWKGVSLDTLFEDVESAADYAMAHSVGGYTTNVPVEDLLDGKAWIAYEFDGEPLHPEHGGPARLLIPHLYFWKSAKWVNGLRMMPEDEPGFWEAAGYHMYGDPWSEQRYHGD, encoded by the coding sequence ATGGGCATCATCTCCCGCGGCTTCGGCGGGCGACGGCGTGACTCGTCGCCCGACCTGCCGCCCGGCCAGTACCTGACGCACGATTTCCCGGTGCTCTCCGCCGGGCCGACCCCGCGGATCCCGCTGGACCGGTGGAGCTTCTCGATCGTCACCGAGACCGGTGAGAAGCACTCGTGGAACTGGGACGAGTTCACCGCGCTGCCGGCCGAGGAGATCACGGTCGACATCCACTGCGTGACCAAGTGGTCCAAGCTCGGCACCGGCTGGAAGGGTGTCTCGCTGGACACGCTCTTCGAGGACGTGGAGAGCGCGGCCGACTACGCGATGGCGCACAGCGTCGGTGGCTACACCACCAACGTGCCGGTCGAGGATCTGCTCGACGGCAAGGCCTGGATCGCGTACGAGTTCGACGGCGAGCCGCTGCACCCGGAGCACGGCGGGCCCGCCCGTCTGCTCATCCCGCACCTGTACTTCTGGAAGTCGGCGAAGTGGGTCAACGGGCTGCGGATGATGCCCGAGGACGAGCCCGGCTTCTGGGAGGCCGCCGGCTACCACATGTATGGGGACCCATGGTCAGAGCAGCGGTACCACGGAGACTGA
- a CDS encoding ferredoxin reductase yields MVRAAVPRRLTWRVATVVDTRQETSSARTLVLDVPDWPGHLPGQHVDVRLTAEDGYTAQRSYSIASAWPSDDGGQVELTIQRLEDGEVSPYLADVVAKGDQIELRGPVGGWFVWREKQPAPVLLIAGGSGVVPLMAMIRARGLARGRQPFRLIYSVRTPEDVCFADELRRRVRDDPGLDVHFVYTRKAPEGSPVPPKRIDVAAVNSHGWPPDFQPDCFVCGPTSFVETAADILVALGHDPKRIRTERFGGA; encoded by the coding sequence ATGGTCAGAGCAGCGGTACCACGGAGACTGACCTGGCGGGTGGCGACCGTGGTCGACACCCGCCAGGAGACGAGTTCGGCGCGCACGCTGGTGCTCGACGTGCCGGACTGGCCCGGACACCTGCCCGGCCAGCACGTCGACGTCCGGCTGACCGCCGAGGACGGGTACACCGCCCAGCGCAGCTACTCGATCGCCTCGGCGTGGCCGTCGGACGACGGCGGGCAGGTCGAGCTGACGATCCAGCGGCTGGAGGACGGCGAGGTGTCGCCGTACCTCGCCGACGTGGTGGCGAAGGGTGACCAGATCGAACTGCGCGGCCCGGTGGGTGGCTGGTTCGTCTGGCGCGAGAAGCAGCCGGCGCCGGTCCTGCTGATCGCCGGCGGCTCCGGGGTGGTGCCGCTGATGGCGATGATCCGGGCCCGCGGCCTGGCGCGCGGACGCCAGCCGTTCCGGCTGATCTATTCGGTACGCACGCCGGAGGACGTCTGCTTCGCTGACGAACTGCGCCGGCGGGTACGCGACGACCCCGGCCTGGACGTGCACTTCGTCTACACCCGGAAGGCGCCGGAGGGGTCACCGGTCCCGCCGAAGCGGATCGACGTGGCCGCCGTCAACTCGCACGGCTGGCCGCCGGACTTCCAGCCGGACTGCTTCGTCTGCGGTCCCACATCGTTCGTCGAGACGGCCGCGGACATTCTGGTCGCGCTCGGGCACGACCCGAAACGGATCCGCACGGAGCGATTCGGAGGTGCCTGA
- a CDS encoding DUF6510 family protein yields the protein MELDGNALAGDLREVFAGDVTTAVFTCAGCGHAGAVATLRVWEPAPGLVGRCPHCEDVVLRLVRTPDRVFLCLTGATRLELSLQDEI from the coding sequence ATGGAACTCGACGGGAATGCGCTCGCCGGTGACCTTCGCGAGGTCTTCGCCGGTGACGTGACCACGGCGGTGTTCACCTGCGCCGGCTGCGGCCACGCCGGCGCGGTGGCCACCCTGCGCGTGTGGGAGCCGGCCCCCGGTCTGGTCGGCCGCTGCCCGCACTGCGAGGACGTGGTCCTTCGCCTGGTCCGCACCCCTGACCGCGTCTTCCTCTGCCTGACCGGCGCCACCCGCCTGGAGCTCTCCCTGCAGGACGAGATCTAG
- a CDS encoding alpha-galactosidase has protein sequence MTVLHLRAAGTSLVLDARGAAVPTILHWGADLGEIPLPEVADALVPAVPPSSIDVPLRLSLLPSLFEGWTGRPSLSAAPAAAFQLVSAHSQDNTASVRATSSDSAQEVITELEMSAEGVLRIRHRLINNGPAALDLSALDVLLPIPADAAELLDFSGLWSHERQPQRAPLRHGVWSRESRHGRPGHDDAFLMMAGEPGFGFRSGRVWAVHLAWSGDKRIWAERSALGYGVLGAGELLAPGEIKLAPGESYTTPWLVAVFSDAGIDGLSDRLHPWIRSRSSLRHPRPVVLNTWEAVYFDQDLSLLSDLVDAAADVGVERFVLDDGWFTGRRDDKRALGDWYVDPDVWPDGLHPLISRVQAKGMDFGLWVEPEMISPDSSLAEEHPDWILDHGPTWRWQRVLDLSVPGAYDYLLERLTALLTEYPIAFLKWDHNRDLLVPGVSHRQTTALYRLLTELRAAFPHLEIESCASGGARIDLGILDLVDRFWTSDTNDPLDRQRIQRWTGVLIPPEYLGGHLGAATAHVTGRTSALGFRLATALFGSAGIEWNLTAATPAERTRMAAWITEYKRLRPLLHSGRVVRAGDHLHGVVAQDRSQALYALVAIGSPSTALPAPVRFPGLAPDRRYTVRPIGTPPKVVQDAPPAWLAAGSVTLPGRVLSEVGLPMPLLAPEQALLLDIEVC, from the coding sequence GTGACCGTGCTCCACCTGCGCGCCGCGGGCACCAGCCTTGTGCTGGACGCCCGCGGCGCTGCCGTTCCCACCATCCTGCACTGGGGCGCTGACCTGGGCGAGATCCCGCTTCCCGAGGTCGCCGACGCCCTTGTACCGGCGGTGCCGCCGAGCTCGATCGACGTACCGTTGCGGTTGTCTCTTCTGCCCTCCCTCTTCGAGGGATGGACCGGGCGGCCTTCGCTGTCCGCCGCGCCGGCAGCCGCCTTCCAGCTGGTCAGCGCTCATTCTCAAGACAACACAGCATCGGTACGGGCGACGAGCTCGGATTCCGCGCAAGAGGTGATCACGGAGTTGGAGATGTCCGCCGAGGGCGTCCTCCGGATCCGGCACCGCCTGATCAATAACGGTCCGGCAGCCCTCGACCTGTCCGCCCTCGACGTCCTGCTCCCGATCCCCGCCGACGCCGCCGAGCTTCTCGACTTCAGCGGGCTCTGGTCACACGAACGGCAACCGCAGCGCGCCCCGCTGCGGCACGGCGTGTGGAGCCGGGAGAGCCGGCACGGCCGTCCCGGGCACGACGACGCGTTCCTGATGATGGCCGGCGAGCCCGGTTTCGGCTTCCGGAGCGGCCGGGTCTGGGCCGTCCATCTGGCCTGGAGCGGCGACAAGCGGATCTGGGCGGAACGCTCCGCGCTCGGCTACGGCGTCCTCGGCGCCGGCGAGCTGCTCGCACCCGGCGAGATCAAACTGGCGCCGGGCGAGTCGTACACCACGCCATGGCTGGTTGCGGTCTTCTCGGACGCCGGCATCGACGGCCTCTCCGACCGCCTGCACCCGTGGATCCGTTCCCGGTCCTCGCTGCGCCACCCCCGGCCGGTCGTGCTGAACACCTGGGAGGCCGTCTACTTCGACCAGGATCTTTCCCTGCTCAGCGATCTCGTCGACGCCGCCGCCGACGTCGGGGTGGAGCGGTTCGTGCTGGACGACGGCTGGTTCACCGGCCGCCGCGACGACAAGCGGGCCCTCGGCGACTGGTACGTCGACCCCGACGTCTGGCCGGACGGCCTGCACCCGCTGATCTCTCGCGTCCAAGCGAAAGGCATGGACTTCGGCCTCTGGGTCGAACCCGAGATGATCAGCCCGGACTCGTCGCTGGCCGAGGAACACCCCGACTGGATCCTCGACCACGGCCCGACCTGGCGCTGGCAGCGGGTCCTCGACCTGAGCGTGCCCGGCGCCTACGACTACCTGCTCGAACGCCTGACCGCGCTGCTCACCGAGTACCCGATCGCGTTCCTGAAGTGGGATCACAACCGGGACCTGCTGGTCCCCGGCGTCTCGCACCGGCAGACCACCGCCCTGTACCGGCTGCTCACCGAACTGCGGGCAGCCTTCCCGCACCTGGAGATCGAGAGCTGCGCCTCCGGCGGCGCCCGGATCGACCTCGGCATCCTCGACCTGGTCGACCGGTTCTGGACCTCGGACACCAACGACCCACTGGATCGCCAGCGGATCCAGCGCTGGACCGGCGTGCTGATCCCGCCCGAATACCTCGGCGGTCACCTGGGCGCGGCCACCGCACACGTCACCGGCCGCACCTCGGCGCTCGGCTTCCGGCTGGCCACTGCTCTGTTCGGCAGCGCCGGCATCGAGTGGAACCTGACCGCTGCCACGCCCGCCGAGCGCACCCGGATGGCCGCGTGGATCACCGAGTACAAACGACTCCGCCCGCTGCTGCACTCCGGCCGCGTCGTCCGGGCCGGCGACCACCTGCACGGCGTCGTCGCCCAGGACCGCTCGCAGGCGCTCTACGCCCTGGTCGCGATCGGTTCGCCGAGCACCGCGCTGCCCGCGCCGGTCCGGTTCCCCGGCCTCGCCCCCGACCGCCGCTACACGGTCCGCCCGATCGGTACCCCGCCCAAGGTGGTGCAGGACGCCCCACCCGCCTGGCTGGCCGCCGGTTCGGTCACGCTCCCCGGCCGGGTGCTGTCCGAAGTGGGCCTGCCGATGCCGTTACTCGCACCGGAGCAGGCCCTCCTGCTCGACATCGAGGTCTGTTGA
- a CDS encoding ABC transporter substrate-binding protein: MRSRSLSLVLISALALSACSSGGESDGSGDQAAASCAPSSGPVTLNYTTWIPGIENVVKAWNDKNPNIQVKVQTGPNGNGGTYQNFFNQLKAGNAPDLGHIEYDALPSFRVQDGLTNLADCSEVVAAKDQFVDWTWGQVTFGEENSVYGIPQDAGPMALFYRKDLFEKNGIPVPTTWEEYAAAAEKVKAAGGFITNFSQSDINQFAGLAWQAGGRWFKNDGNQWTVSMADENTKKVADYWQGLIDKKLVSAVPPWTTEWDNAYNTSKAWTWVSAVWGANSIMSGAPDTSGKWAVAPMPQWASGQTVAGNWGGSSTAVFKGSKHPYEAAKFALWLNTSEEALTLLNKEAQLYPATKAGASLPALSEGVEFYGGQKIYDVFAQASTQVAPDFVWGPTMTSTYASASDGFKKAVSGSGTLTDALTAAQAATIENLKSQSIPVAE; this comes from the coding sequence ATGCGTTCGCGTTCGCTCAGCCTCGTATTGATATCCGCGCTCGCCCTGTCCGCATGCTCGTCCGGCGGCGAGAGCGACGGCAGCGGCGATCAAGCAGCAGCCAGCTGCGCACCCTCGTCCGGGCCGGTCACGCTGAACTACACCACCTGGATCCCCGGGATCGAGAACGTGGTGAAGGCCTGGAACGACAAGAACCCGAACATCCAGGTCAAGGTGCAGACCGGCCCGAACGGCAACGGCGGCACCTACCAGAACTTCTTCAACCAGCTGAAGGCCGGCAACGCCCCCGACCTGGGCCACATCGAGTACGACGCGCTGCCCAGCTTCCGGGTGCAGGACGGCCTGACCAACCTGGCCGACTGCTCGGAGGTCGTCGCCGCGAAGGACCAGTTCGTCGACTGGACCTGGGGCCAGGTCACCTTCGGCGAGGAGAACTCGGTGTACGGCATCCCGCAGGACGCCGGCCCGATGGCGCTCTTCTACCGCAAGGACCTGTTCGAGAAGAACGGCATCCCGGTGCCGACCACCTGGGAGGAGTACGCCGCGGCGGCGGAGAAGGTGAAGGCCGCCGGCGGCTTCATCACCAACTTCTCGCAGAGCGACATCAACCAGTTCGCCGGTCTGGCCTGGCAGGCCGGTGGCCGCTGGTTCAAGAACGACGGCAACCAGTGGACCGTGAGCATGGCCGACGAGAACACCAAGAAGGTGGCCGACTACTGGCAGGGCCTGATCGACAAGAAGCTGGTCTCGGCCGTGCCGCCGTGGACCACCGAGTGGGACAACGCGTACAACACCAGCAAGGCGTGGACCTGGGTGTCCGCGGTGTGGGGCGCCAACTCGATCATGTCCGGCGCGCCGGACACGTCCGGCAAGTGGGCGGTCGCCCCGATGCCGCAGTGGGCCTCCGGTCAGACCGTCGCCGGTAACTGGGGCGGCTCGTCGACCGCGGTCTTCAAGGGCTCGAAGCACCCGTACGAGGCGGCCAAGTTCGCGCTCTGGCTGAACACCTCCGAGGAGGCGCTGACCCTGCTCAACAAGGAGGCGCAGCTCTACCCGGCGACCAAGGCCGGCGCCTCGCTGCCGGCGCTCTCCGAGGGAGTCGAGTTCTACGGCGGCCAGAAGATCTACGATGTCTTCGCGCAGGCCTCCACCCAGGTCGCGCCCGACTTCGTCTGGGGCCCGACGATGACCTCCACCTACGCCAGCGCCTCCGACGGCTTCAAGAAGGCCGTCTCCGGCAGCGGCACGCTGACCGACGCGCTCACGGCCGCCCAGGCGGCGACGATCGAGAACCTCAAGTCGCAGTCGATTCCGGTCGCCGAGTGA
- a CDS encoding carbohydrate ABC transporter permease produces the protein MKNRILPMLIMGAGTLYFLVPIWWLVVGASKTRSQFSSTEPLWFADFALFDNLGELFAYRDGVFLRWLGNSIVYTGGAALLGTLLAAMCGYALAKYRFPGREAIFNVVLSGVLVPATALALPLFLIFSQFEATNTFWSVFLPSLVNPFGVYLARIYATASVPDELLEAARLDGSGEIRTFFQVSAKLMFPALVTIFLFHFVAVWNNFLLPLIMLGEERLFPVTLGLYSWNTQVNQVPELRMLVIVGALVSIVPLVFAFLLLQRFWRNGLGAGAVK, from the coding sequence GTGAAGAACCGCATCCTGCCCATGCTGATCATGGGGGCGGGCACCCTCTACTTCCTGGTTCCGATCTGGTGGCTGGTGGTCGGCGCGTCGAAGACCCGCAGTCAGTTCTCCAGCACCGAGCCGCTCTGGTTCGCCGACTTCGCGCTCTTCGACAACCTGGGTGAGCTCTTCGCGTACCGGGACGGGGTCTTCCTTCGGTGGCTGGGCAACAGCATCGTCTACACCGGCGGTGCGGCCCTGCTCGGCACGCTGCTGGCCGCCATGTGCGGCTACGCGCTGGCGAAGTACCGCTTCCCGGGACGGGAAGCGATCTTCAATGTGGTGCTCAGCGGCGTGCTGGTCCCGGCCACCGCGCTCGCCCTGCCGCTCTTCCTGATCTTCAGCCAGTTCGAGGCGACCAACACCTTCTGGTCGGTCTTCCTGCCCAGCCTGGTCAACCCGTTCGGCGTCTACCTGGCCCGGATCTACGCCACCGCGAGCGTGCCGGACGAGCTGCTCGAGGCGGCCCGGCTGGACGGCTCCGGCGAGATCCGGACGTTCTTCCAGGTCTCCGCCAAGCTGATGTTCCCGGCCCTGGTGACGATCTTCCTGTTCCACTTCGTCGCGGTCTGGAACAACTTCCTGCTCCCGCTGATCATGCTCGGCGAGGAGCGGCTCTTCCCGGTGACGCTCGGCCTCTACTCCTGGAACACCCAGGTCAACCAGGTCCCCGAGCTGCGCATGTTGGTGATCGTCGGCGCGCTCGTCTCGATCGTCCCGCTGGTGTTCGCGTTCCTGCTGCTCCAGCGCTTCTGGCGCAACGGCCTCGGTGCCGGCGCCGTCAAATAA
- a CDS encoding carbohydrate ABC transporter permease: protein MKKALIFFIAPFGVLFTAFYLVPIGYAIKQSLYKVERTGTFGPAREVFGGLAQYQRVFTDGPFWESIGRVLLFGIVQVPVMLGLALILALLLDSGLVKGRRFFRLAFFVPYAVPGVIAAIMWGFLYSPNLSPFTSVTSSVDLLSADLVLWSMANVVTWVYVGYNMLIIYSALLAVPTEVYEAARIDGAGQFRTAWSIKIPLVMPAIVLTTVFSIIGTLQLLAEPQVFRAFSSAVSSTYTPNLTVYSTSSIPNFNLAAAFSVVLALATCLLSFAFLKMTQRRGGEQ, encoded by the coding sequence ATGAAAAAGGCCCTGATCTTCTTCATCGCGCCGTTCGGTGTGCTGTTCACGGCCTTCTACCTGGTCCCGATCGGGTACGCGATCAAGCAGTCCCTCTACAAGGTGGAGCGCACCGGAACGTTCGGCCCGGCCCGGGAGGTCTTCGGCGGTCTGGCCCAATACCAGCGCGTCTTCACCGACGGCCCGTTCTGGGAGTCGATCGGCCGGGTGCTGCTCTTCGGCATCGTCCAGGTCCCGGTCATGCTCGGCCTCGCGCTGATCCTGGCGCTGCTGCTCGACTCCGGGCTGGTCAAGGGCCGGCGCTTCTTCCGGCTGGCGTTCTTCGTCCCGTACGCGGTGCCCGGCGTCATCGCCGCCATCATGTGGGGCTTCCTCTACTCGCCGAACCTGTCCCCGTTCACCTCGGTGACCAGCAGCGTCGACCTGCTCTCCGCGGACCTGGTGCTCTGGTCCATGGCGAACGTCGTGACCTGGGTCTACGTCGGCTACAACATGCTGATCATCTACTCGGCGCTGCTGGCCGTCCCGACCGAGGTCTACGAGGCGGCGCGGATCGACGGCGCCGGCCAGTTCCGGACCGCGTGGTCGATCAAGATCCCGCTGGTGATGCCGGCGATCGTGCTGACCACGGTCTTCTCGATCATCGGAACGCTCCAGCTGCTGGCCGAGCCGCAGGTGTTCCGCGCCTTCAGCTCCGCGGTGTCCAGCACCTACACCCCGAACCTGACCGTCTACTCCACCTCGTCCATCCCGAACTTCAACCTGGCCGCGGCGTTCTCGGTGGTCCTGGCCCTGGCCACGTGCCTGCTCTCGTTCGCGTTCCTGAAGATGACCCAGCGTCGGGGAGGCGAGCAGTGA
- a CDS encoding beta-galactosidase, with the protein MNNGISLGCDYNPEQWSPDVWREDVALMRRAGVDLVAVNIFGWSNLEPGPGRYHFDDLDEVVGLLHDNGIRVNLGTGTSSPPPWLSTLYPEILPAAADGTVRFPGGRQAWCPSSPVFRDRAYELVDRVGQRYGNHPAVALWHVSNELGCHNALCYCEASAEAFRDWLRNRYRKIETLNEAWGTSFWSQRYGDWAEIQPPRLALSLRNPAQIIDFHRFSSDELLSYYRGEAAILRRHSKTPVTTNFMVTAHIRNLDYWSWAPEMDVVANDHYLDHRLGDPVAELSFAADLTRGLAGGAPWMLMEQSAGAVNWQPHNLTKAPGEMLRNSLTHVARGADSICFFQWRASAQGAEKFHSALLPHAGTDTVAWREVLRLSETLDRIGEVAGTRVSADVALLFSWESWWSAEGEARPSQAVRYLDQVHAAYKALRELGVTADVVSPDADLSSYRLVVVPCLYMVSDPAAERITDYVNAGGNLLVTFFSGIVDERDRIRLGGYPGAFREVLGIHGEEFAPLLPGHEVTLSNGMTGTLWTERLRTTTAETIATYTDGPLPGVPAITRNQYGDGQAWYVATALDLREVLATATRDAGIPSAGDKNVEVVRRTGDGRSYMFVINHGTEPAEIAATGTDLVTGEPVRGLLKLQGGGVSVIKE; encoded by the coding sequence ATGAACAACGGGATCAGCCTCGGCTGCGACTACAACCCGGAACAGTGGTCGCCCGATGTATGGCGCGAGGATGTCGCGCTGATGCGCCGGGCCGGCGTCGACCTGGTGGCCGTCAACATCTTCGGCTGGTCGAACCTGGAGCCGGGCCCCGGCCGGTACCACTTCGACGACCTGGACGAGGTCGTCGGCCTGCTGCACGACAACGGCATCCGGGTGAACCTCGGCACCGGCACCTCGTCGCCGCCGCCCTGGCTCAGCACCCTCTACCCGGAGATCCTGCCGGCCGCGGCCGACGGCACGGTCCGCTTCCCGGGTGGGCGGCAGGCCTGGTGCCCGAGCTCGCCGGTGTTCCGGGACCGGGCGTACGAGCTGGTGGACCGGGTCGGCCAGCGATACGGCAACCACCCGGCGGTGGCGCTCTGGCACGTCTCCAACGAGCTGGGCTGCCACAACGCGCTCTGCTACTGCGAGGCCAGCGCGGAGGCGTTCCGGGACTGGCTGCGCAACCGCTACCGCAAGATCGAGACGCTGAACGAGGCGTGGGGGACGTCGTTCTGGAGCCAGCGGTACGGCGACTGGGCGGAGATCCAGCCGCCCCGGCTCGCGCTCTCGCTGCGCAACCCGGCGCAGATCATCGACTTCCACCGGTTCAGCTCGGACGAGCTGCTCAGTTACTACCGGGGCGAAGCGGCCATCCTGCGCCGCCACTCGAAGACACCCGTCACCACGAACTTCATGGTCACCGCGCACATCCGCAACCTGGACTACTGGTCCTGGGCGCCGGAGATGGACGTGGTGGCGAACGACCACTACCTGGACCACCGGCTCGGTGACCCGGTCGCCGAGCTCTCCTTCGCCGCCGACCTGACCCGCGGGCTGGCCGGGGGAGCGCCCTGGATGCTCATGGAGCAGTCGGCCGGCGCGGTGAACTGGCAGCCGCACAACCTGACCAAGGCGCCGGGGGAGATGCTGCGCAACTCGCTCACCCACGTGGCCCGCGGCGCCGACTCGATCTGCTTCTTCCAGTGGCGGGCGTCCGCGCAGGGCGCCGAGAAGTTCCACTCGGCGCTGCTGCCGCACGCCGGCACCGACACCGTCGCCTGGCGGGAGGTGCTGCGGCTCTCCGAGACCCTGGACCGGATCGGCGAGGTGGCCGGCACCCGGGTGTCCGCCGACGTCGCCCTGCTCTTCAGTTGGGAGTCGTGGTGGTCGGCCGAGGGCGAGGCCCGGCCATCACAGGCGGTGCGCTACCTCGACCAGGTGCACGCCGCGTACAAGGCGTTGCGCGAACTCGGCGTGACGGCCGACGTAGTCTCCCCGGACGCCGACCTCAGCAGTTACCGGCTCGTCGTGGTGCCCTGCCTCTACATGGTCAGCGACCCGGCCGCCGAGCGGATCACCGACTACGTGAACGCCGGCGGAAACCTGCTGGTCACGTTCTTCTCCGGAATCGTCGACGAGCGGGACCGGATCCGGCTCGGCGGTTATCCCGGCGCGTTCCGGGAGGTGCTCGGCATACACGGCGAGGAGTTCGCGCCGTTGCTGCCCGGCCACGAAGTCACCCTCAGCAACGGCATGACGGGAACGCTCTGGACTGAGCGACTGCGCACGACGACAGCGGAGACGATCGCCACCTACACCGACGGGCCGCTGCCCGGCGTCCCGGCGATCACCCGCAACCAGTACGGCGACGGACAGGCCTGGTACGTGGCGACTGCGCTCGACCTGCGCGAGGTCCTGGCGACGGCGACCCGGGACGCCGGAATCCCGAGCGCCGGCGACAAGAACGTGGAGGTGGTCCGCCGCACCGGCGACGGCCGCAGCTACATGTTCGTCATCAACCACGGCACGGAGCCGGCCGAGATCGCCGCCACCGGGACCGATCTGGTCACCGGCGAACCGGTCCGCGGCCTCCTCAAACTCCAAGGCGGCGGCGTGAGCGTGATCAAAGAATGA